One genomic window of Polyangium aurulentum includes the following:
- a CDS encoding mismatch-specific DNA-glycosylase — MSTIMVPRPSLSKGGSFPDQPLLEAPGSTMPPRKQATPDILAPRLEALFVGINPGLLSARVGHNFANPANGFWRLMHESGLVPRRLAPTEEMELLRHGLGLTNLVARETRGVMDLSRDDFEAGKKELSAKIRQWRPGAVVFVGVTVYRAFAGKKPSAVIACGEQPERIEGARVFVVPNPSGRNAHFSYAQMLEHFRTVARALGRA; from the coding sequence ATGTCCACCATCATGGTGCCGCGACCCTCGCTCTCCAAGGGGGGTAGTTTTCCGGACCAACCCTTGCTAGAAGCGCCGGGCTCGACCATGCCGCCGCGCAAACAAGCCACGCCCGACATCCTGGCCCCCCGCCTCGAAGCGCTCTTCGTGGGGATCAACCCGGGGCTGCTCTCGGCCCGCGTGGGGCATAATTTCGCCAATCCGGCGAACGGCTTCTGGCGATTGATGCACGAGAGCGGCCTCGTCCCGAGGAGGCTCGCGCCGACCGAGGAAATGGAGCTGCTCCGCCACGGCCTCGGCCTGACGAACCTGGTCGCGCGGGAGACGCGCGGGGTGATGGATCTGTCGCGCGACGATTTCGAGGCGGGCAAGAAGGAGCTTTCCGCGAAGATCCGCCAATGGCGGCCAGGCGCGGTGGTGTTCGTCGGCGTCACGGTCTACCGCGCCTTCGCTGGGAAGAAGCCGTCCGCGGTCATCGCGTGCGGCGAGCAGCCCGAGCGAATCGAGGGCGCCCGCGTTTTCGTCGTCCCGAACCCGAGCGGCCGGAATGCGCATTTCTCTTATGCGCAGATGCTCGAGCACTTCCGGACCGTGGCCCGGGCGCTCGGGCGAGCCTGA
- a CDS encoding trans-sulfuration enzyme family protein produces the protein MKIALPTSTDAVHAGSREDRPDHTLAPSIAQTASYTFADSADLERYLAGDDPNPERQEYGRYGNPTVREVEQRIAALDGAEDALLFGSGMAAITTAVLAFVKSGEHVILFRDAYRRTRQFITTNLARLGVEHTLVETSDLDAFERAITPKTRLAITEFPTNPYLRCVDLWKFAAICREARVKSLVDATFSTPYNAQPLAQGVDVVIHSATKYLSGHNDVLGGSVAGSALLISLVRELRDVLGGICDPHAAALIGRGMKTLALRVERQNATGLAVARALEVQQGVDRVYYPGLPSHPDHASARSQLRGGGGVVSFVVHGGREGARRVVDAFRLATIAPSLGGVESLVEQPSLMSYSELSPEELAEHGIVPGLIRLSVGIEETEDVLADVKQAIAALHV, from the coding sequence GTGAAGATCGCTCTCCCGACCTCGACGGACGCTGTTCACGCGGGCTCGCGCGAGGATCGCCCCGACCACACGCTCGCGCCCTCGATCGCGCAGACGGCCTCGTACACGTTCGCGGACAGCGCCGATCTCGAGCGCTACCTCGCCGGTGACGATCCGAACCCGGAGCGGCAGGAGTACGGCCGCTACGGCAACCCCACGGTGCGCGAGGTGGAGCAACGCATCGCGGCGCTCGACGGCGCCGAGGACGCGCTCCTGTTCGGCAGCGGCATGGCCGCGATCACCACGGCGGTGCTCGCGTTCGTGAAGAGCGGCGAGCACGTCATCCTCTTCCGCGACGCCTACCGCCGCACGCGCCAGTTCATCACGACGAACCTGGCGCGGCTCGGGGTCGAGCACACGCTGGTGGAGACGAGCGACCTCGACGCGTTCGAGCGAGCGATCACGCCGAAGACGCGCCTGGCGATCACCGAGTTCCCGACCAACCCCTATCTGCGCTGCGTCGACCTCTGGAAGTTCGCCGCGATCTGCCGCGAGGCGCGCGTCAAATCGCTCGTCGACGCGACGTTCTCCACGCCGTACAACGCGCAGCCGCTCGCGCAGGGCGTGGACGTCGTGATCCACAGCGCCACCAAGTACCTGTCGGGGCACAACGACGTACTCGGCGGGAGCGTGGCTGGATCGGCGCTGTTGATCTCGCTCGTGCGCGAGCTGCGGGACGTGCTCGGCGGCATCTGCGACCCGCACGCGGCGGCCTTGATCGGCAGGGGCATGAAGACGCTCGCGCTGCGCGTGGAGCGGCAGAACGCGACGGGACTCGCCGTGGCGCGCGCGCTCGAGGTGCAGCAGGGCGTCGATCGCGTCTACTACCCGGGCCTGCCCTCGCACCCCGATCACGCGAGCGCGCGGTCGCAGCTCCGCGGCGGCGGGGGCGTCGTGAGCTTCGTGGTGCACGGAGGCCGCGAGGGAGCGCGGCGCGTGGTCGACGCGTTCCGGCTCGCCACGATCGCGCCGAGCCTCGGCGGCGTGGAGTCGCTCGTCGAGCAGCCCTCGCTGATGAGCTACTCGGAGCTGTCGCCCGAGGAGCTCGCGGAGCACGGCATCGTGCCCGGCCTCATCCGCCTGTCTGTCGGCATCGAGGAGACCGAGGACGTGCTCGCCGACGTGAAGCAGGCGATCGCGGCGCTGCACGTCTGA
- a CDS encoding radical SAM protein produces the protein MSEALAPRAPEGSAQIALVPLRFGGWAMKGLLLDGDDKLTVRFEGIGTADWIEITALPRDAQGPVFRRLERCAVRYRGALVSRTPARREEVAALVLAVGGSIDALLARAPGKTIAEALGRSRERGKIVFGRDALRAMLSPEIVEGSPIAEGFALADVYPSSYLHHAHGDDLELILDFRRAEDGRRLLLVVRRRDDTRPAFATTAHLSLTHLSLGASDPPGADAVRALVAFVLDLRDHEGLTVEFPGVAADVAPALLPAPEPVPELPPNDEELNLAINADCEQSCAFCSIKETSPAEDGGDRALARLFADLDSNRRRGVRTVRINGYDPLAYSRILEVLGRARDLGYAEAHVFSPCTRLADPRFCDEVVRAMPPAGRFNVPLYSLRPEVHDKLVGRPGAHALVMRAIDNLEERLGPAGVWILIVATRENLADLAEVLAFADRRGFACYPHLPYPSFESRADRYFAAAPRMTDVADAIAAARRRGLRLAVQGLVPCVVLRRMRAEGAPLKAWLDVPDRKPPLPGTEYRDERFRHRADEAGHAAFHAAAVPCPHASRCVLAPACPGEVLRSYAEMYGLEELEAVSLKELVEAT, from the coding sequence ATGAGCGAGGCGCTCGCCCCGCGCGCTCCGGAGGGCAGCGCGCAGATCGCGCTCGTGCCGCTTCGCTTCGGCGGCTGGGCCATGAAGGGCCTCTTGCTCGACGGCGACGACAAGCTCACCGTCCGCTTCGAGGGCATCGGCACCGCGGACTGGATCGAGATCACGGCGCTGCCCCGCGACGCACAAGGGCCGGTCTTCCGGCGGCTCGAGCGCTGCGCCGTGCGCTATCGCGGCGCCCTCGTCTCGCGCACGCCCGCGCGGCGCGAGGAGGTCGCGGCCCTCGTGCTCGCCGTGGGAGGATCGATCGACGCGCTGCTCGCGCGCGCCCCGGGCAAGACGATCGCCGAGGCGCTCGGCCGCTCCCGCGAGCGGGGCAAGATCGTCTTCGGCCGCGACGCGCTGCGCGCCATGCTCTCGCCCGAGATCGTCGAGGGCTCGCCCATCGCCGAGGGCTTCGCGCTCGCCGACGTCTACCCCAGCTCGTACTTGCACCACGCGCACGGCGACGATCTCGAGCTCATCCTCGACTTTCGCCGCGCCGAGGACGGCCGCAGGCTCCTGCTCGTCGTGCGCCGCCGCGACGACACGCGCCCGGCGTTCGCGACGACGGCGCACCTGTCGCTCACGCACCTGTCGCTCGGGGCCTCGGATCCGCCGGGCGCAGACGCGGTGCGCGCGCTCGTGGCCTTCGTGCTCGACCTGCGCGATCACGAGGGGCTCACCGTCGAGTTCCCCGGCGTCGCGGCCGACGTCGCGCCCGCGCTCCTCCCCGCGCCCGAGCCCGTCCCCGAGCTGCCTCCGAACGACGAGGAGCTGAACCTCGCGATCAACGCCGATTGCGAGCAGTCCTGCGCGTTCTGCTCCATCAAGGAGACCTCTCCCGCCGAGGACGGGGGCGATCGCGCGCTCGCACGCCTGTTCGCCGACCTCGACTCGAACCGCCGCCGCGGCGTGCGCACGGTGCGCATCAACGGCTACGACCCGCTCGCCTACTCGCGCATCCTCGAGGTCCTCGGGCGCGCGAGGGACCTCGGCTACGCAGAGGCGCACGTCTTCTCGCCGTGCACGCGCCTCGCCGACCCGCGCTTCTGCGACGAGGTCGTCCGGGCGATGCCCCCCGCAGGCCGCTTCAACGTGCCGCTGTATTCGCTCCGGCCCGAGGTTCACGACAAGCTCGTGGGGCGGCCCGGCGCGCACGCGCTCGTGATGCGCGCCATCGACAACCTCGAAGAGCGCCTCGGCCCCGCGGGCGTGTGGATCCTGATCGTCGCCACGCGCGAGAACCTCGCCGATCTCGCAGAGGTCCTCGCGTTCGCAGACAGGCGCGGCTTCGCCTGCTACCCGCACCTGCCCTACCCGAGCTTCGAGTCGCGCGCCGATCGCTACTTCGCAGCCGCCCCGCGCATGACCGACGTCGCCGACGCGATCGCCGCGGCGCGACGTCGAGGCCTCAGGCTGGCCGTGCAGGGGCTCGTGCCTTGCGTCGTCCTGCGCCGCATGCGCGCCGAGGGCGCTCCTCTCAAGGCGTGGCTCGACGTGCCCGATCGCAAGCCGCCCCTGCCCGGCACCGAGTACCGCGACGAGCGCTTCCGCCACCGCGCCGACGAGGCCGGGCACGCAGCCTTCCACGCCGCCGCGGTCCCGTGCCCGCACGCGAGCCGATGCGTGCTCGCGCCCGCGTGCCCGGGCGAGGTCCTGCGCAGCTATGCCGAGATGTACGGCCTCGAAGAGCTCGAGGCCGTGTCGCTGAAGGAGCTGGTCGAGGCGACCTAG
- the fabR gene encoding HTH-type transcriptional repressor FabR has protein sequence MRRPRQPSDERVARAEQKQLTRQALLAAALELLAERSFDGLSLREVTRQAGVVPTAFYRHFESMEELGLVLVDDAFRTMRRLMRTVREGPIPPSQAIRRSVETFVQYVLAHRPHFTFLLRERFGGSTPIRNAIRAGIRLFVTDLAADLASVTEAAGWTQEDLQMLAGLLVSTVVTATEQVIEIATSPAGVEEVVQDTERQLRLIVLGAMQWRSSPRPDLDTGKAPTRL, from the coding sequence ATGAGACGACCGCGACAGCCCAGTGACGAGCGCGTCGCCCGCGCGGAGCAGAAGCAGCTCACGCGGCAGGCCTTGCTCGCTGCGGCCCTCGAGCTGCTCGCGGAGCGCAGCTTCGATGGCCTGTCGCTCCGTGAGGTCACGCGCCAGGCCGGCGTGGTGCCGACGGCGTTCTACCGCCACTTCGAGAGCATGGAAGAGCTCGGCCTCGTCCTGGTCGACGACGCCTTCCGGACCATGCGACGCCTGATGCGCACGGTGCGCGAGGGGCCGATCCCGCCCAGCCAGGCCATCCGGCGTTCGGTCGAGACCTTCGTGCAGTACGTGCTCGCGCACCGGCCCCACTTCACGTTCCTGCTTCGCGAGCGCTTCGGCGGCTCGACGCCCATTCGCAACGCGATCCGCGCCGGGATCCGCCTCTTCGTCACCGATCTCGCCGCCGATCTCGCGAGCGTGACCGAGGCCGCGGGCTGGACGCAGGAGGATCTGCAGATGCTCGCCGGCCTGCTCGTGAGCACCGTCGTCACCGCGACCGAGCAGGTCATCGAGATCGCCACGAGCCCGGCCGGCGTCGAGGAGGTCGTGCAGGACACGGAGCGACAGCTACGGCTCATCGTGCTCGGGGCCATGCAATGGCGCAGCTCGCCGCGGCCGGATCTCGACACCGGCAAAGCCCCGACGCGCCTCTGA
- a CDS encoding lanthionine synthetase C family protein: MLFDPVRHEPLAPLPWDAARAREAIAGIVRDAEDKFDARRLWPPHPLDDPSAPGRPFTDLYLGAAGAILALALLRQKGMATLRREPADLMRALLSAFPLPPHGAANAPSFFLGEVGILLAAMRILPDARHEARLAQRIAENVPDPANELFWAAPGTGLAALFLHEWTGAARFRDLAVQSFDQSLARWGEDTTIGCRIWTQRLYGDVLRYIGGAHGFAGNVHALLRASALFSPERLDEIRREAARTAVATAIVRNDVANWPAVVEEMGRINDRWRGLVQWCHGAPGVVIGLAGIPAGLDPRLDEVLLAGGELVYRAGPLRKGPGLCHGTAGNGHALLKLHARTGDARWLARARGFAMHAIEQWKSQRNRHRTGRYGLWTGDLGLALYLSGCIREDAAMPGIDVL, translated from the coding sequence ATGCTCTTCGACCCCGTCCGCCACGAGCCGCTCGCGCCTCTTCCATGGGATGCGGCGCGGGCGCGGGAGGCGATCGCCGGCATCGTGCGTGACGCCGAGGACAAGTTCGACGCGCGCCGGCTCTGGCCGCCGCACCCGCTCGACGATCCGAGCGCGCCGGGCCGCCCGTTCACCGATCTCTACCTCGGCGCCGCGGGCGCAATCCTCGCGCTCGCGCTCCTGCGACAGAAGGGCATGGCCACGCTCCGCCGCGAGCCGGCCGACCTCATGCGCGCCCTCCTCTCCGCATTCCCGCTGCCGCCCCACGGCGCCGCGAACGCGCCCTCGTTCTTCCTGGGCGAGGTCGGCATCTTGCTCGCCGCCATGCGCATTCTGCCCGACGCGCGTCACGAGGCCCGCCTCGCCCAGCGAATCGCGGAAAACGTGCCCGATCCAGCGAACGAGCTGTTCTGGGCCGCCCCGGGCACCGGCCTCGCCGCGCTGTTTTTGCACGAATGGACCGGCGCCGCTCGCTTTCGCGACCTGGCCGTGCAGAGCTTCGACCAATCGCTCGCGCGCTGGGGCGAGGACACGACGATCGGGTGCCGCATCTGGACGCAGCGCCTCTATGGCGACGTCCTGCGCTACATCGGCGGCGCGCACGGGTTCGCCGGGAACGTGCATGCGCTCTTGCGGGCGAGCGCGCTCTTCTCCCCGGAGCGGCTCGACGAGATCCGGCGCGAGGCCGCGCGCACGGCCGTGGCGACGGCGATCGTTCGCAATGATGTCGCCAACTGGCCCGCGGTTGTCGAGGAAATGGGGCGGATCAACGACCGCTGGCGAGGCCTCGTCCAGTGGTGCCACGGCGCGCCGGGGGTGGTGATTGGCCTGGCGGGGATCCCGGCAGGGCTCGATCCGCGCCTCGACGAGGTTCTCCTCGCAGGCGGCGAGCTCGTCTACCGCGCCGGCCCCTTGCGAAAGGGTCCGGGGCTCTGTCACGGCACGGCCGGCAATGGCCATGCCCTGCTGAAGCTCCACGCGCGCACCGGCGATGCCCGCTGGCTCGCGCGCGCGCGCGGGTTCGCGATGCACGCGATCGAGCAGTGGAAGTCTCAAAGGAACCGCCATCGCACGGGCCGCTATGGCCTGTGGACGGGAGACCTCGGCCTCGCGCTCTATCTCTCGGGCTGCATCCGCGAGGACGCCGCGATGCCCGGGATCGACGTCCTCTAG
- a CDS encoding OmpP1/FadL family transporter, with translation MKSASPSPLRAGLAVALAGLSLLALPSRADAAGLYVTERGVRPLGRGGAFVAGADDLGSVAYNPAGLYDAGMSVLLDASYVHFSSEFTRRAVVRQTDPNTGETVGESTQNFAPVQGSTPFLPIPTLGFSFVLSDKLVVGVSLWAPYAAIATYPDTLNGRPAPQRYSLLSLDGSVLAVGGAYAAYAITPELRVGAGIEVLAGAFKSTVTFSGCVPDRFFCAPEQPEWDVLAELSVAPIVAPSGNLGAIWIPSPKWRVGLSGHLPFWVRAPATVRTRLPAAAPFAGARQEGEDASVAFELPWNVKAGVEARPIDELRVELALGYEGWGVHDTIRVDPDGVALKDVAGFPETYYIPPVDLARGFRGAFSARLGGEYGIPIGKHRLDVRAGAMFETSAVPREYLSVLTVDTNKVTTSLGASFHAGPLRFDVVYAHAFMFDEDVDPREGKITQVSPVQANPPANPNIINGGAYSASANVIGLGAVYTFGKTATAKAAEKAPEEKRGEDAK, from the coding sequence ATGAAGAGCGCAAGCCCCTCCCCGCTCCGCGCAGGGCTCGCCGTCGCCCTCGCCGGACTGTCCCTCCTCGCCCTGCCCTCGCGCGCCGATGCGGCCGGGCTCTACGTCACCGAGCGCGGCGTGCGGCCGCTCGGCCGCGGCGGAGCCTTCGTCGCCGGCGCCGATGACCTCGGATCCGTCGCGTACAACCCCGCGGGGCTCTACGACGCCGGAATGAGCGTGCTCCTCGACGCGAGCTACGTGCACTTTTCGAGCGAGTTCACGCGCCGCGCGGTCGTGCGCCAGACCGATCCGAACACGGGCGAGACCGTGGGCGAATCCACGCAAAACTTCGCGCCGGTGCAGGGGAGCACGCCCTTTCTGCCCATCCCCACGCTCGGTTTCTCGTTCGTGCTGAGCGACAAACTGGTGGTGGGGGTCAGTCTGTGGGCGCCTTACGCCGCGATTGCCACGTATCCGGACACCCTGAATGGCAGGCCCGCGCCGCAGCGCTATTCGCTGCTCTCGCTCGACGGCTCGGTGCTCGCCGTGGGGGGCGCGTACGCGGCCTACGCGATCACGCCGGAGCTGCGCGTCGGGGCGGGGATCGAGGTGCTCGCGGGCGCGTTCAAGAGCACGGTGACGTTCTCGGGCTGCGTGCCTGACAGGTTCTTCTGCGCGCCCGAGCAGCCCGAGTGGGACGTGCTCGCGGAGCTTTCGGTGGCGCCGATCGTGGCGCCTTCGGGCAACCTGGGCGCCATCTGGATCCCCTCACCGAAATGGCGCGTGGGTTTGTCGGGGCATCTGCCTTTCTGGGTCCGCGCGCCGGCCACGGTGCGCACGCGGCTGCCCGCGGCGGCGCCGTTCGCGGGCGCGAGGCAGGAAGGCGAGGACGCGAGCGTCGCCTTCGAGCTGCCCTGGAACGTCAAAGCGGGCGTCGAGGCGCGGCCGATCGACGAGCTGCGGGTCGAGCTCGCGCTCGGTTACGAGGGCTGGGGCGTGCACGACACGATCCGCGTGGACCCGGACGGGGTCGCGCTCAAGGACGTCGCGGGCTTCCCCGAGACCTATTACATCCCGCCGGTGGACCTCGCCCGCGGCTTCCGCGGGGCGTTCTCGGCGCGGCTCGGCGGCGAATACGGCATCCCCATCGGCAAGCATCGGCTCGACGTGCGCGCCGGCGCGATGTTCGAGACGAGCGCCGTGCCGAGGGAATACCTCTCCGTGCTCACGGTCGACACGAACAAGGTGACGACCTCGCTCGGCGCGAGCTTCCACGCGGGCCCGCTCCGCTTCGACGTCGTCTACGCGCACGCGTTCATGTTCGACGAGGACGTCGACCCGCGGGAGGGCAAGATCACGCAGGTGAGCCCGGTGCAGGCGAACCCGCCGGCGAACCCGAACATCATCAATGGCGGCGCCTACTCGGCGAGCGCGAACGTCATCGGGCTCGGCGCGGTGTACACCTTCGGGAAAACGGCCACGGCGAAGGCCGCGGAGAAGGCGCCCGAGGAGAAGCGGGGCGAGGACGCGAAATAG
- a CDS encoding PAS domain S-box protein, whose translation MAGDAEGVGAAERRVAELERALAEARRENEQMRVLLEMVPVGVYQTDAAGNNLYVNPRWCEMTGLTPAQSQGDSWSEAIHPEDRAGVFAHWKHCVETGKEFRFESRMLRPDGTSIWHLAQAVPVRAPDGTINGYVGTATDITERYRMAETERAQDALERKVQENAAELAAVNKELRLFEALIENTADAIAVTSPEGEILHANPSFLARFGDDRGVVGRALDEVINLDAETLQRIHDSFDAAERFQGTVTLQGTAGAFPAEIDGFAIRAEAGLVGVAIVIRDLTALRQAEDERAALQAQVIESQEVIIREMSTPLLPLADHVIAMPLVGAIGNARAQQILETLLEGIGHHEAEIAILDVTGVRTVDAQVADALLRASQAARLLGADVVLTGISPDMAGIFIELGIDIRGTKTLSTLQSAIEFALGRRARPAPAAARSKSSTR comes from the coding sequence ATGGCGGGAGATGCAGAGGGCGTAGGAGCCGCGGAGAGGCGCGTAGCAGAGCTCGAGCGCGCGCTCGCCGAGGCGCGGCGGGAGAACGAGCAGATGCGCGTGCTGCTCGAGATGGTGCCCGTCGGGGTGTACCAGACCGATGCCGCGGGCAATAACCTGTACGTCAACCCCCGCTGGTGCGAGATGACCGGGCTGACGCCCGCGCAGTCCCAGGGCGACAGCTGGAGCGAGGCCATTCACCCGGAGGATCGCGCAGGCGTTTTCGCACACTGGAAACATTGCGTCGAGACCGGCAAGGAGTTCCGGTTCGAGTCGCGCATGCTGCGCCCGGATGGCACGTCGATCTGGCACCTCGCCCAGGCAGTCCCCGTGCGCGCGCCCGACGGGACGATCAACGGCTACGTGGGAACCGCGACGGACATCACCGAGCGATACCGCATGGCGGAGACCGAGCGCGCGCAGGACGCGCTCGAGCGCAAGGTCCAGGAGAACGCGGCCGAGCTCGCCGCGGTGAACAAGGAGCTGCGCCTCTTCGAGGCGCTCATCGAAAACACCGCCGACGCGATAGCGGTGACGAGCCCCGAGGGCGAGATCCTGCACGCAAACCCCTCTTTCCTGGCCCGTTTCGGGGACGACAGGGGGGTCGTCGGGCGGGCGCTCGACGAGGTCATCAACCTCGACGCGGAGACATTGCAACGAATCCACGATTCGTTCGACGCCGCGGAGCGTTTTCAGGGGACGGTGACCCTGCAAGGCACGGCGGGCGCATTCCCCGCCGAGATCGACGGCTTTGCGATCCGCGCGGAGGCCGGCCTCGTCGGGGTTGCGATCGTCATCCGCGATCTCACCGCGCTACGCCAGGCCGAGGACGAGCGCGCGGCCTTGCAGGCGCAGGTGATCGAATCGCAGGAGGTCATCATCCGCGAGATGTCGACGCCGCTGCTCCCGCTCGCCGATCACGTGATCGCGATGCCGCTCGTCGGCGCGATCGGCAACGCCCGCGCGCAGCAGATCCTCGAGACGCTCCTCGAGGGCATCGGCCATCACGAGGCCGAGATCGCGATCCTCGACGTCACCGGCGTGCGCACGGTCGACGCGCAGGTGGCCGACGCCCTCCTGCGCGCCTCACAGGCCGCGCGCCTGCTCGGCGCCGACGTGGTGCTCACCGGCATCAGCCCGGACATGGCCGGGATCTTCATCGAGCTGGGGATCGACATCCGCGGCACGAAGACCCTGAGCACGCTGCAGAGCGCGATCGAGTTCGCCCTCGGCCGCCGCGCGCGCCCTGCGCCCGCCGCCGCGCGATCGAAGAGCTCGACGCGGTAA
- a CDS encoding nitrite/sulfite reductase yields the protein MSDASRLRAAVDQHAENIEKFKRGEITPDQFRPLRLGMGVYGQLAHVKNMQRIKVPGGRITAEGLLAVAEVTERWARGIAHVTTRQDIQLHFLELEDTVEVQRVLLEAGITTVGACSDTVRNVTASPLAGVVEDEVFDVTPHAHAISQYFLFHPHNRKLPRKFKIGLSGSRRDLAQAMINDIGLFARVTDAGRGFSVYVAGGLGSTPEIAHLWREFVPEGEVLAACDAVVRVFFRDGERKNRKKARLKFLLRKLGEAEFFRRLDEEFDRIKAEEGEAVARAQAGYVGEFREEEPPPPAPGGDALGDAAFARWKRTNTIAQKQPGYRVVTVKLPLGDVSAEQVRRLAALCRQYGNGEARTTNTQNFVLRWVPEGNLVALHRALTLIGLGEPDADHITDIVSCPGGDYCSLAITKSMAVGARVREHLTLAGSRAEADDIVRAIGPFEIKISGCPNSCGQHHVADIGMTGLMVKGKDGVERPHYSLRVGGGCGPDARIGDRLDGRVPEEETPKVIAAIAKKYLDERAEGESFREFVARKGAAEISKVGFEAATDII from the coding sequence ATGTCTGACGCGTCACGTTTGCGCGCCGCGGTGGATCAGCACGCGGAGAACATCGAGAAGTTCAAGCGCGGCGAGATCACGCCCGATCAGTTCCGCCCGTTACGGCTCGGGATGGGCGTCTACGGCCAGCTCGCGCACGTGAAGAACATGCAGCGCATCAAGGTCCCGGGCGGTCGCATCACGGCCGAGGGGCTGCTCGCGGTCGCCGAGGTGACCGAGCGCTGGGCGCGCGGGATCGCGCACGTGACCACACGCCAGGACATCCAGCTTCATTTCCTCGAGCTGGAGGACACGGTCGAGGTGCAGCGCGTGCTGCTCGAGGCGGGCATCACCACGGTCGGCGCTTGCTCGGACACGGTGCGAAACGTGACCGCGTCGCCGCTCGCCGGCGTGGTGGAGGACGAGGTCTTCGACGTGACGCCCCACGCGCACGCGATCTCGCAATACTTCCTCTTCCACCCGCACAACCGCAAGCTCCCGCGCAAATTCAAGATTGGCCTGTCGGGCAGCCGCCGCGATCTCGCGCAGGCCATGATCAACGACATCGGCCTCTTCGCGCGCGTGACCGACGCAGGCCGGGGTTTTTCCGTGTACGTCGCCGGCGGCCTCGGATCGACGCCCGAGATCGCGCACCTGTGGCGCGAGTTCGTCCCCGAGGGCGAGGTGCTCGCCGCGTGCGACGCCGTGGTGCGCGTGTTCTTCCGCGATGGCGAGCGCAAGAACCGCAAGAAGGCGCGCCTCAAGTTCCTCCTGCGCAAGCTCGGCGAGGCGGAGTTCTTCCGCAGGCTCGACGAGGAATTCGACAGGATCAAGGCCGAGGAGGGCGAGGCCGTCGCCCGCGCCCAGGCCGGCTACGTGGGCGAGTTCCGCGAGGAGGAGCCGCCCCCGCCCGCGCCCGGCGGCGACGCGCTCGGCGACGCGGCGTTCGCGCGCTGGAAGAGGACGAACACGATCGCGCAGAAGCAGCCCGGTTATCGCGTGGTGACCGTGAAGCTGCCGCTCGGCGACGTGAGCGCCGAGCAGGTGCGAAGGCTCGCCGCGCTCTGCCGGCAATACGGCAACGGCGAGGCGCGCACGACGAACACGCAGAACTTCGTGCTGCGCTGGGTGCCCGAGGGCAACCTCGTCGCCCTGCACCGCGCGCTCACGCTGATCGGGCTCGGCGAGCCCGACGCCGATCACATCACCGACATCGTCTCCTGCCCCGGCGGCGATTATTGCTCGCTCGCGATCACGAAGAGCATGGCCGTCGGCGCGCGCGTCCGCGAGCACCTGACGCTCGCCGGCTCGCGCGCGGAGGCGGACGACATCGTGCGCGCGATCGGCCCGTTCGAGATCAAGATCTCGGGCTGCCCGAACTCGTGCGGACAGCACCACGTGGCCGACATCGGGATGACCGGGCTCATGGTCAAGGGCAAGGACGGCGTGGAGCGGCCGCATTACTCGCTGCGCGTGGGCGGCGGCTGCGGCCCCGACGCGCGCATCGGCGACCGCCTCGACGGCCGCGTCCCCGAGGAGGAGACGCCCAAGGTCATCGCGGCGATCGCGAAAAAGTACCTCGACGAGCGCGCCGAGGGCGAGAGCTTCCGCGAGTTCGTGGCGCGCAAGGGCGCGGCCGAGATCTCGAAGGTCGGCTTCGAGGCGGCGACCGACATCATCTGA